GAGCTCTCGGCGCAGAGGCGGGAGCGGGCGGTGGGAATGTACCGGCCGCGTTTGGCCGCTCTGCCCCGCCGAGCGGCCCCGGCAGCGCGGGCGCAAAGTCCCCGCGCCGTTTCCCCGGGCCTCTTATCGGCGCGGAGTCTCCTTGGTGGGAGTCATCCAGCGCTCAGCACCCGCCGAGCtcggggcggcggcgggaagGGGGGGGGCCGAGGAGTGCGGGGCGCTCTCCCCGCGGTGCGGCGGCTcccgggggcgggcgggaggTCGGCTGTGCCCGGCCGGGGCGCTGGGACCCGGCTGCGCGGCGGTCAAAGGTTCCCAGCAGGAGGTTGGACACTAGAGGGCGATCCCCGGCCCTGCTGCGGGCTGTATATATACGGCACGCAGGACCGCGGCAGCCCACTAGCAacagggcaggcaggcagtgagcggagcggggctgggccgggggaCGGGCTCCGGGCGCACCGAGCCGTGCCCTGCAACACCGTGCCGCGGGATTGCTTAGAGCCACCGCCGCTGCCGTCGTCGTCTCGTTCGAAACCTGGATTGCAGGAGCCCTTCACCATGCCCGGCAGACTGTAGGTGCTTCATGGAGCAAGCCAATTTCTACGAGGTCGATTCCCGGCCCCCGATGAGCAGCGGccagcaccaccagctccaGACTCCCCTGCCCGGCAGCACCTACAGCTACAGAGAGGCTCCCTCGGCGGCGGCACCTGCTGCGGGAGGCGCGGAGCTCGGCGACATCTGCGAGAACGAGAACTCCATCGACATCAGCGCCTACATCGACCCCGCCGCCTTCAACGACGAGTTCCTGGCCGACCTCTTCCAGCACAgcaagcagcaggagaaagccAAGGCCATCCTGGCCGGGGATTTCGACTTTCACACCATGCATGGAGCCGGCGCCGCCGCCTCGGCGCCGGGGCACCAGCCgcagcaccaccagcagccgCTCTTCGGCTGCGTGGCCGGCTACATGGACGGCAAGCTCGACCCCCTCTACGAGCGCATCGCCGCGCCGGGTTTGCGGCCGCTGGTGATCAAGCAGGAGCCccgcgaggaggaggaggtgaagtCGGCGGCCCTGTCGGCCCTGTATCCTCATCACGCCCCGCAGCAGCACCCGTCACACCTCCAGTACCAGATCGCCCACTGCGCCCAGACCACCATGCACCTCCAGCCCGGGCACCCCACGCCGCCCCCCACGCCCGTGCCCAGCCCGCACCATCCGCACCATCCGCACCCTCCCGGCGGCCTGCCCGCCGCGGGCACACTCAAGATGATGCCCTCGGACCACCGGAGCAAATCGAAAAAGACAGTGGACAAGAACAGCAACGAGTACCGGGTGCGCCGGGAGCGCAATAACATCGCGGTGCGCAAGAGCCGGGACAAGGCCAAGCAGCGCAACGTGGAGACGCAGCAGAAGGTGCTGGAGCTCACCACCGACAACGAACGGCTGCGCAAGCGAGTGGAGCAGCTCACCCGGGAGCTGGAGACTCTGCGGGGCATCTTCAGGCAGCTGCCCGAGAGCTCGCTGGTGAAGGCCATGGGCAGCTGCGCCTAGCGCCGCGCCGGGACCGGCCGGGCTGCGCTGCCCGCGCATAGATACTATGTGTACCGGCGCGCAGCAAGCGCGGTGTGCCGGGGGGAGGGAAAtggggggttgttttgggttttttttgtttcgtttgtttgttttttatcaaTTCACGACCTATACAAGAGGCCAGGCAGCTCTAGTATTAAAAGGTTTGTGCCTTAGGGATGACACAGAAGTAAGCTGAAAACATGGTGAGTTTTCTAAGGAGAAAGGCAAGGGGAAGAAGTAAAAGACCACGTGTCTACACAGGgtaaataacaataataataataacaacaacaacagtaaTAAAGCATGCATAGCAACCGAGATGTGCCTTAAAAGctggctgcaggagctctggggcttGCTATGCCCTCCAGCCTTGCAGAGTGCGAGGAGAAAGAATGAGGGACGTGCAGACTTGAGGGTTGGGGTGTCCTGCCAGACCCCTTCCAGCTGGCCTGCAGTGCAGCAGACAGGAGCAGCTTTGGGGAAGTCAGCGATGAGAAGAGGACTTGAGGCTGAGAGATGTGCAGCACTGGCCGGCCATTAGGAGCACTGAGGTGTGGGGCAGCCACCAGACTGCTGCCAGGactgtcccagcctggctgggctgcctctgctgagccctgtcccctgccttGTCTGGGAGGGGGTCAAGGGGCCAGAACCGCTGCAGGACCAATGGACAGCCTGGGACTGATGGAGCAGCGGCTTGCTAGAGTATGGTGAGCTCTCTCCATCAAAAGAAAGAGCAGCAGTGTCTTGTACTGTATGTCACGACGTGGCGAAGCACAAATGAATAAAATACCTATAGATGCGGGTATTTACTATGAACTTTCAGtgtattttgctttattccAGGACATTTAGCTCTTCTCCAAGTCTCTGTCCATCCAAACTGTGCCTCATGTAATGTGAAAGCCATTCGTGTACACTAGTTATACTTTATTGCCTTACTTAGGTCTTTGCCATCACACAACTTTCTTGTGACAGAGACTATGCCCTTGTGCTGcaatgttattttattatttgtatgGGTGGGTGAGTATGAGTGTGTGTTGCCTTCTTCATATTGTCCCGTactggctgctgcctcccaaCCCCAAGGCAGGAGTGCCTGGAACAGAGCAGAGGTTGTGGGGCTGCAGGATGCCTGCGGTGGGGCAAGGAGGCTTGTCCGTGGTGCTGCTGCACCTTTGGACTCTGGAGCTTCTCCCAgagtgagagaaaaataaacaaacaaacaggccCCCTGGGCATTCTGGTAGCCAGGCAGAACATTTCTTCCTTGCGTCGTAGCTGCATAACAATTTATCCAACTGAAGTAAGTCTTGACGAGAGAGGAGAACAAAGGTGTATGAAGCTGTTTGAAAGCACAACAGTGagagcacagtgctggcagcgtgtgtatgtgtgtgcagtgtgtgtgtatggTATGTATACGTGTATGTATATGCACACAcattggtggttttttttaattgggggggaggggggaactGCATATAAAATTTGTCAGAAGTCCTGGTTACCTTCATAAATAAACAGCATATATTCTACCATAACCATCTGCCTCTCTGCTTGTTTCCAGTCCTTCTCCTGTAGCAGGAGTCCAAAAGCTCTTCCTCCAGACCAGCATCCAGCTGTCCATCGACTTCTGCAtcccctgccagggctggtgaCTGAAACGCATTAATGGAGTGCAACTCCCCGGTTTTCGCCCCAGAGAAATAAATACACTGGTAGTGTAAAGTGGTAAAGGTTGCCTTTAAGAGAGCGGCAATTTCCTAAACGCTTGCGGTGTCAGATGTGTGCCCGTGAGTCACGCCTCGCTTCACCCTTCACCCcgccgcggccgggccgggggcctACGGGCGGGCTGCGGGGACGGGCGGCCGGGAGGGCCGAGGGAGGCGCCGGGTGCCGAGGACACGCAGCCCGCCCGCTGTGCCGGGCCCGGCCGGCCGGGCAGCCCGCGCTCCGCCCGGGGCGCCGCGGCTCtcagcggggcgcggggggaaaccggggcacggcggggcccGGCCGAAAGAGgcggcgggcagggccgggccccGCTCGCCCGGCAGCACTGCCGCTGCCCGTCGCTTCCCGGCAAGACGcagcccctcccctcccccggGGAGTTTCGCTCCCGCGGGGTCGGGGCTGGAGACACCGCCCCGGGGCCCCTCGGTGCCGGCGGGACGCGGGGCAGGGCCCGGGGCAGGCGGGGTCCGGCCGCGGGCCATGGGGGGAGGCGGCGCGAGGCGCGGCGGCGGTGGGGCGGGCAGGGGCAGCCGTGGGTGGGGAGGTGGCTGCGCCTGggccgtcccgtcccgtcccggaGCTGCCCCGTGGTGGCGGCCGGCCCTGAGGTGAAGTAGTCTCCGGCGTGTGGCGGAGTGCCCGGGCGCCCTGTGAGGGGGTCAGCGGGGTCCCGGGGCGCTGCCCGCCCTTCTCTCCGGCGGGACTTGGTGCCCGAACGGGCGGCCCGCgactgggctggggctgcgccTCAGGCGGGTGAGGGAAGGCTGCCCCGGGCCGTGGCCCTTCAGCAGCGCCCGTGTCGATCTTTCACGTGGAGGGGATCCGGGAGAGCCGCGCTCCCCGCAGCTCACTGCTCCACGGTGTGTCCCTTGCCCTCGTGCTGTGTATGTCCAGCGCGGCACATCACAGCAGAAATTAAACACCCCAGAGACAGAGAATTGGACCCACAAGTGTGTGACCCGGCGGTGCGCGGGCCATGAGGATGAGAGTGGACTCCCGAAGCGCCTTCAGCCTAGTGCAGGTGCAGCCCCCGAGTCCTGCTTGGCCCTGGGCTGGATGGGTGTACTCCGAGGGGCTTTGCCTCCTCCCAGCAGGGTTCATGCTGGCTATGAAAGGGAGGGAAATGAAGGCTGCTCTTCTGAAATCCACTGTGATGGTGAGTCTGCAAGCACTCGCTGCTTGGGGGGTGAAAGATGAATGCAAATCGGGATCAAGGATTTCCCTTTTCAGTTACATGTAAGTTGTGGGGTCCAGAGCTAGTAATTTCCCAAGGAGAGAGTTAAGTTCTAGTGGTGTTGGGCAAAAATAATGACTTTTACTTGtgcttccttcctcccccagccctgcagagctctacACCCATCGGGTAGGATGTGCCTTACTGAGTAATGCTGTCCAACGTGTAAAGTGGGGAAATACTGTTATCATTTGAGCAGAGATTATTGCAGGGTATATGTGGGAGGGACTGTAATCTAGTGGTTAGAGCATGGGAATACAGTCCTGGTTGTTTGAGTTATGTTCTGAACTGTGACTcaccgtgtgtgtgtgtagtttCAGCAAATCATTTATGGCCTcacaaagcagattttttccattaatttaaaTGAACTGTAGATTAAACTAGTCTTCAGTGACAGAAGAatcagccattctgtgattcaaaacTAAGATCACCTATCTACCACATAGGTGTTTCAATAGTTATATAAACACAGAATGCTCTAGAATAGTACGAAGGGTAAATTATTGATAGCAGAAAAGTGTTTAGAGACACTTGCCTTAAACACAGTGCCAAAAGTGAGCAGTGCTctctaatcctaaccctaactgtagGCTGAGCCCTCGACAAGGCCCTCAGTCATGGCTTAGACAAAACAGTTCTCACAGCACTGAGCTTTTTGCAGTCTCTACATGCTTTTTGCAGACTGCCTTTTGCTTTGgcagccccctcccagcccttcccagctgcagatctaccattttctcttcctttcaagCCAAACCCTTACTCTGGCACACAGCTGAGCCTTCAAAAAAGTCCCTAAGTCATTGCCCAGATGAAAAAAGTTCTGAGAGCAGCATGTCCAGGAATGTGTGCCTTAGCACCAGGGTCAAAGCCTGTAGTCTCACATGTGACCCCATGCTTTGCCTGTTTCAGCAGTATTTAGGCATGTACTACACAAGCTGGATGGTGGAAAGGATTTTATGCACTGTCCACTCCAAATATCACAGGACAGttggagctggaaggga
The Corvus hawaiiensis isolate bCorHaw1 chromosome 12, bCorHaw1.pri.cur, whole genome shotgun sequence DNA segment above includes these coding regions:
- the CEBPA gene encoding CCAAT/enhancer-binding protein alpha, translating into MEQANFYEVDSRPPMSSGQHHQLQTPLPGSTYSYREAPSAAAPAAGGAELGDICENENSIDISAYIDPAAFNDEFLADLFQHSKQQEKAKAILAGDFDFHTMHGAGAAASAPGHQPQHHQQPLFGCVAGYMDGKLDPLYERIAAPGLRPLVIKQEPREEEEVKSAALSALYPHHAPQQHPSHLQYQIAHCAQTTMHLQPGHPTPPPTPVPSPHHPHHPHPPGGLPAAGTLKMMPSDHRSKSKKTVDKNSNEYRVRRERNNIAVRKSRDKAKQRNVETQQKVLELTTDNERLRKRVEQLTRELETLRGIFRQLPESSLVKAMGSCA